The following proteins come from a genomic window of Amaranthus tricolor cultivar Red isolate AtriRed21 chromosome 14, ASM2621246v1, whole genome shotgun sequence:
- the LOC130799260 gene encoding uncharacterized protein LOC130799260, which produces MTEPFLDKIGLHQGSALSPFIFTVIMEEISESIWEKVPWYMLFADDIVLVAETKEEFSNKLDEWRKVLKVGHCRLASQRCPLVKMLLRVRPTTDIWDRSFRVMGRLAKMSIIKYMQVDSGGEQPPGCYVIESFQAT; this is translated from the exons ATGACGGAGCCTTTTCTGGATAAAATAGGACTGCATCAAGGTTCGGCACTAAGTCCTTTTATTTTTACagtcattatggaagagatttctgaATCTATCTGGGAGAAGGTACCTTGGTACATGTTATTCGCTGACGATATCGTGTTGGTTGCAGAAACTAAAGAGgaatttagtaataaattggatgagtggaggaaAGTTCTAaaag tgggacattgCCGACTGGCAAGCCAGAGGTGTCCATTGGTGAAGATGTTGTTACGAGTACGACCAACTACTgatatttgggatcgatcattcagagtaatggggagattggCAAAGATGTCAATCATCAAATACATGCAGGTTGACTCaggtggcgagcagccaccgggGTGCTATGTGATAGAAAGTTTTCAAGCAACTTAA
- the LOC130799261 gene encoding uncharacterized protein LOC130799261, with amino-acid sequence MEVIEIRMLRWMYGNTLMDRIRNQEFRNKLGVASISAKMCENRLRWFGHVKRKTFDVPVRRIISIIVEGERSRGKPRRTWDKQIKVDLHELHLSVDLSRDRWRFRVVLGVFAPFLYSMANLWDSKIESNHLYLQVM; translated from the exons ATGGAAGTTATAGAAAtacgtatgctgaggtggatgtacGGAAatacattgatggatcgaattaggaaccaagagtttagaaaTAAACTAGGGGTTGCTTCTATTTCTGCAAAAATgtgcgaaaatagattgagatggtttggacatgtgaaGAGAAAGACTTTTGACGTCCCAGTAAGGAGAATCATAAGCATCATAGTAGAAGGTGAGAGGAGTCGAGGAAAAcctaggagaacttgggataagcaaataaaagttgacttgcatgagttacaTCTCTCAGTAGATCTGAGCCGGGATAGG TGGCGTTTTAGGGTCGTTCTAGGCGTGTTTGCTCCATTTTTGTACTCCATGGCTAATTTGTGG GACTCAAAGATCGAATCAAACCATCTATACCTTCAAGTCATGTGA